In one Papio anubis isolate 15944 chromosome 11, Panubis1.0, whole genome shotgun sequence genomic region, the following are encoded:
- the FAM24B gene encoding protein FAM24B, with product MYAGTSKSFDLRTVIMLVIAGGILAALLLLIVVVLCLYFKIYNALKAAKDPEAVAVKNHNPDKVWWAKNSQAKTIAMESCPALQCCEGCRMYASFDALPPCCCDINEGL from the exons ATGTATGCAG GTACTTCGAAGTCTTTTGACCTCCGTACAGTGATTATGCTTGTCATTGCTGGTGGTATCCTGGCAGCCTTGCTCCTGCTGATAGTTGTCGTGCTCTGTCtttacttcaaaatatacaaCGCACTAAA AGCTGCAAAGGACCCTGAGGCTGTGGCTGTAAAAAATCACAACCCAGACAAGGTGTGGTGGGCCAAGAACAGCCAGGCCAAAACCATTGCCATGGAGTCTTGTCCTGCCCTGCAGTGCTGTGAAGGATGTAGAATGTATGCCAGTTTTGATGCCCTGCCACCTTGCTGTTGTGACATAAATGAGGGCCTCTGA
- the CUZD1 gene encoding CUB and zona pellucida-like domain-containing protein 1 isoform X2 yields MAETHKAMILQLNPSENCTWTIERPENKSIRIIFSYIQLDPDGSCESENIKVFDGTSSNGPLLGQVCSKNDYVPVFESSASTLTFQIVTDSARIQRTVFVFYYFFSPNTSIPNCGGYLDTLEGSFTSPNYPNPHPELAYCVWHIQVEKGYKIKLNFKEIFLEIDKQCKFDFLAIYDGPSTNSGLIGQVCGRVTPTFESSSNSLTVVLSTDYANSYRGFSASYTSIYAENINTTSLTCSSDRMRVIISKSYLEAFNSNGNTLQLKDPTCRPKLSNVVEFSIPLNGCGTIRKVEDQSITYTNIITFSASSPSEVITRQKQLQIIVKCEMEHNSTVGLIYITEDDVIQNQNALGKYNTSMALFESDSFEKTILESPYYVDLNQTLFVQVSLHTSDPNLVVFLDTCRASPTSDLASPTYDLIKSGCSRDETCKVYPLFGHYGRFQFNAFKFLRSLSSVYLQCKVLICDSSDYQSRCSQGCVSRSKRDISSYKWRTDSIIGPIRLKRDRSASGNSGFQHETHAEETPNQPFNSLHLFSFMVLVLNVVIVATITVRHFVNQQAYYKYQKLQNY; encoded by the exons ATGGCAGAGACCCACAAAGCCATGATCCTGCAACTCAATCCCAGTGAGAACTGCACCTGGACAATAGAAAGACCAGAAAACAAAAGCATCAGAATTATCTTTTCCTATATCCA GCTTGATCCAGATGGAAGCTGTGAAAGTGAAAACATTAAAGTCTTTGACGGAACCTCCAGCAATGGGCCTCTGCTAGGGCAAGTCTGCAGTAAAAACGACTATGTTCCTGTATTTGAATCATCAGCCAGTACATTGACATTTCAAATAGTTACTGACTCGGCAAGAATTCAACGAACTGTCTTTGTCTTCTACTACTTCTTCTCTCCTAACACCT CTATTCCAAACTGTGGCGGTTACCTGGATACCTTGGAAGGATCCTTCACCAGCCCCAATTACCCAAATCCGCATCCTGAGCTGGCTTATTGTGTATGGCACATACAAGTGGAGAAAGGTTACAAGATAAAACTAAACTTCAAAGAGATTTT CCTAGAAATAGACAAACAGTGCAAATTTGACTTTCTTGCCATCTATGATGGCCCCTCCACCAACTCTGGCCTGATTGGACAAGTCTGTGGCCGTGTGACTCCCACCTTCGAATCGTCATCAAACTCTCTGACTGTCGTGTTGTCTACAGATTATGCCAATTCTTACCGGGGCTTTTCTGCTTCCTACACCTCAATTTATGCAGAAAACATCAACACTA cATCTTTAACTTGCTCTTCTGACAGGATGAGAGTTATTATAAGCAAATCTTACCTAGAGGCTTTTAACTCTAATGGGAATACCTTACAACTAAAAGACCCAACTTGCAGACCAAAATTATCAAACGTTGTGGAATTTTCTATCCCTCTTAATGGATGTGGTACAATCAGAAAG GTAGAAGATCAGTCAATTACTTACACCAATATAATCACCTTTTCTGCATCCTCACCTTCTGAAGTGATCACCCGTCAGAAACAACTCCAGATTATTGTGAAGTGTGAAATGGAACATAATTCTACAGTGGGGTTGATATACATAACAGAAGATGATgtaatacaaaatcaaaatgcaCTGGGCAAATATAACACAAGCATGGCTCTTTTTGAATCCGATTCATTTGAAAAGACTATACTCGAGTCACCATATTATGTGGATTTGAACCAAACTCTTTTTGTTCAAGTTAGTCTGCACACCTCAGATCCAAATTTGGTGGTGTTTCTGGATACCTGTAGAGCCTCTCCCACCTCTGACCTTGCGTCTCCAACCTATGACCTAATCAAGAGTGG ATGTAGTCGAGATGAGACTTGTAAGGTGTATCCCTTATTTGGACACTATGGGAGATTCCAGTTTAATGCTTTTAAATTCTTGAGAAGTTTGAGCTCTGTGTATCTGCAATGTAAAGTTTTGATATGTGATAGCAGTGACTACCAGTCTCGCTGCAGTCAAGGTTGTGTCTCCAGAAGCAAACGAGACAtttcttcatataaatggagAACAGATTCCATCATAGGACCCATTCGTCTGAAAAGGGATCGAAGTGCAAGTGGTAATTCAG GATTTCAGCATGAAACACATGCGGAAGAAACTCCAAACCAGCCTTTCAACAGTCTGCATCTGTTTTCATTCATGGTTCTAGTTCTGAATGTAGTGATTGTAGCCACAATCACAGTGAGGCATTTTGTAAATCAACAGGCATACTACAAATACCAGAAGCTGCAGAACTATTAA
- the CUZD1 gene encoding CUB and zona pellucida-like domain-containing protein 1 isoform X1, whose product MELVKRLMPLTLLILSCLAELTMAEAEGNSSCSVTLGGANMAETHKAMILQLNPSENCTWTIERPENKSIRIIFSYIQLDPDGSCESENIKVFDGTSSNGPLLGQVCSKNDYVPVFESSASTLTFQIVTDSARIQRTVFVFYYFFSPNTSIPNCGGYLDTLEGSFTSPNYPNPHPELAYCVWHIQVEKGYKIKLNFKEIFLEIDKQCKFDFLAIYDGPSTNSGLIGQVCGRVTPTFESSSNSLTVVLSTDYANSYRGFSASYTSIYAENINTTSLTCSSDRMRVIISKSYLEAFNSNGNTLQLKDPTCRPKLSNVVEFSIPLNGCGTIRKVEDQSITYTNIITFSASSPSEVITRQKQLQIIVKCEMEHNSTVGLIYITEDDVIQNQNALGKYNTSMALFESDSFEKTILESPYYVDLNQTLFVQVSLHTSDPNLVVFLDTCRASPTSDLASPTYDLIKSGCSRDETCKVYPLFGHYGRFQFNAFKFLRSLSSVYLQCKVLICDSSDYQSRCSQGCVSRSKRDISSYKWRTDSIIGPIRLKRDRSASGNSGFQHETHAEETPNQPFNSLHLFSFMVLVLNVVIVATITVRHFVNQQAYYKYQKLQNY is encoded by the exons ATGGAGCTTGTAAAAAGGCTCATGCCACTGACCCTCTTAATTCTCTCCTGTTTGGCGGAGTTGACAATGGCAGAGGCTGAAG GCAATTCAAGCTGCAGTGTCACTCTAGGGGGTGCCAATATGGCAGAGACCCACAAAGCCATGATCCTGCAACTCAATCCCAGTGAGAACTGCACCTGGACAATAGAAAGACCAGAAAACAAAAGCATCAGAATTATCTTTTCCTATATCCA GCTTGATCCAGATGGAAGCTGTGAAAGTGAAAACATTAAAGTCTTTGACGGAACCTCCAGCAATGGGCCTCTGCTAGGGCAAGTCTGCAGTAAAAACGACTATGTTCCTGTATTTGAATCATCAGCCAGTACATTGACATTTCAAATAGTTACTGACTCGGCAAGAATTCAACGAACTGTCTTTGTCTTCTACTACTTCTTCTCTCCTAACACCT CTATTCCAAACTGTGGCGGTTACCTGGATACCTTGGAAGGATCCTTCACCAGCCCCAATTACCCAAATCCGCATCCTGAGCTGGCTTATTGTGTATGGCACATACAAGTGGAGAAAGGTTACAAGATAAAACTAAACTTCAAAGAGATTTT CCTAGAAATAGACAAACAGTGCAAATTTGACTTTCTTGCCATCTATGATGGCCCCTCCACCAACTCTGGCCTGATTGGACAAGTCTGTGGCCGTGTGACTCCCACCTTCGAATCGTCATCAAACTCTCTGACTGTCGTGTTGTCTACAGATTATGCCAATTCTTACCGGGGCTTTTCTGCTTCCTACACCTCAATTTATGCAGAAAACATCAACACTA cATCTTTAACTTGCTCTTCTGACAGGATGAGAGTTATTATAAGCAAATCTTACCTAGAGGCTTTTAACTCTAATGGGAATACCTTACAACTAAAAGACCCAACTTGCAGACCAAAATTATCAAACGTTGTGGAATTTTCTATCCCTCTTAATGGATGTGGTACAATCAGAAAG GTAGAAGATCAGTCAATTACTTACACCAATATAATCACCTTTTCTGCATCCTCACCTTCTGAAGTGATCACCCGTCAGAAACAACTCCAGATTATTGTGAAGTGTGAAATGGAACATAATTCTACAGTGGGGTTGATATACATAACAGAAGATGATgtaatacaaaatcaaaatgcaCTGGGCAAATATAACACAAGCATGGCTCTTTTTGAATCCGATTCATTTGAAAAGACTATACTCGAGTCACCATATTATGTGGATTTGAACCAAACTCTTTTTGTTCAAGTTAGTCTGCACACCTCAGATCCAAATTTGGTGGTGTTTCTGGATACCTGTAGAGCCTCTCCCACCTCTGACCTTGCGTCTCCAACCTATGACCTAATCAAGAGTGG ATGTAGTCGAGATGAGACTTGTAAGGTGTATCCCTTATTTGGACACTATGGGAGATTCCAGTTTAATGCTTTTAAATTCTTGAGAAGTTTGAGCTCTGTGTATCTGCAATGTAAAGTTTTGATATGTGATAGCAGTGACTACCAGTCTCGCTGCAGTCAAGGTTGTGTCTCCAGAAGCAAACGAGACAtttcttcatataaatggagAACAGATTCCATCATAGGACCCATTCGTCTGAAAAGGGATCGAAGTGCAAGTGGTAATTCAG GATTTCAGCATGAAACACATGCGGAAGAAACTCCAAACCAGCCTTTCAACAGTCTGCATCTGTTTTCATTCATGGTTCTAGTTCTGAATGTAGTGATTGTAGCCACAATCACAGTGAGGCATTTTGTAAATCAACAGGCATACTACAAATACCAGAAGCTGCAGAACTATTAA